From bacterium, one genomic window encodes:
- a CDS encoding ABC transporter permease — translation MRRTLAIARAEWIHNLRDPRSLFVILVLPVVLLLLYGYGINYDLRDIPFAVWDLSGTALSRDLVHSFISSGYFRLRGAITRQEEVARLLDSGEVIFVMVLPPDLEQRLGAGRQAEVQVLLSGADTTRATVARGYVEAALLQVSQGLAAEEQRRTGAVGQIPTGFGINTTILYNPGLDSTHFIVPGLIAILLTILAALLASTAVVRERESGSFETLVTSPVHAPNIMIGKMAPYVVIAFTDVLLSVVTGAVVFHVVPEGSVLLLLAASFLYLLASLSIGMFLSTVTRTQQLAILVTMLVSLLPTVLLSGFAFPLRSMPTVLQGLSVFIPATHFLVVIRSIYLKSAGLALLWPRVLALALFAVALVALAAKRFEKRL, via the coding sequence ATGCGGCGCACCCTCGCCATTGCCCGCGCCGAGTGGATCCACAACCTGCGCGACCCGCGCAGCCTCTTCGTGATTCTCGTGCTGCCCGTCGTCCTGCTGCTGCTCTACGGCTATGGCATCAACTACGACCTGCGCGACATCCCATTCGCCGTGTGGGACCTGAGCGGCACCGCCCTGTCGCGCGACCTGGTGCACTCCTTCATCTCCAGCGGCTACTTCCGGCTGCGCGGGGCCATCACCCGGCAGGAGGAGGTGGCGCGGCTACTGGACAGCGGGGAGGTCATCTTCGTGATGGTCCTGCCGCCGGACCTCGAGCAGCGCCTCGGGGCCGGTCGTCAGGCCGAAGTGCAGGTGTTGCTCAGTGGCGCGGACACTACTCGCGCCACCGTGGCCCGGGGCTACGTCGAGGCCGCCTTGCTGCAGGTATCGCAGGGGTTGGCGGCCGAGGAGCAACGACGTACCGGCGCCGTCGGCCAGATCCCCACGGGGTTTGGCATCAACACCACCATCCTGTACAACCCCGGCCTCGACAGCACACACTTCATTGTGCCCGGCCTGATTGCCATTCTGCTGACCATCCTGGCAGCACTACTCGCCTCCACAGCCGTCGTGCGCGAGCGCGAGAGCGGGAGCTTCGAGACCCTCGTGACCTCCCCGGTGCACGCGCCGAACATCATGATCGGCAAGATGGCGCCGTATGTGGTGATTGCCTTCACCGATGTGCTGCTCTCGGTCGTCACCGGCGCGGTGGTGTTCCACGTCGTGCCCGAGGGCAGCGTCCTGCTGTTGCTGGCGGCCAGCTTCCTGTACTTGCTGGCCTCGCTGTCCATCGGCATGTTCCTCTCCACCGTCACCCGCACGCAGCAACTGGCGATCCTGGTGACGATGCTGGTGTCGCTGCTGCCGACGGTGCTGCTGTCCGGGTTCGCCTTCCCGCTGCGGAGCATGCCCACCGTCCTGCAAGGACTCAGCGTCTTCATCCCGGCGACTCACTTCCTGGTCGTGATCCGCTCGATCTACCTCAAGAGCGCTGGCCTGGCCCTGCTGTGGCCGCGGGTGTTGGCGCTGGCGCTGTTCGCGGTCGCCCTGGTGGCTCTGGCCGCCAAACGCTTCGAGAAGAGACTGTAA
- a CDS encoding ABC transporter permease produces the protein MSPLRLRYVIRREVLSLRRDMVRLRLLIVAPVLQLVLFGYAATNDVRNVPVAVCDLDMSAESRKLVTEIGASRYFVLRESVLDPRQLDALLLSGRAQVGVVIPVDFATHLAEGRPAQVGLYVDGTDSNTAGVGTAYLVGLLRSHQLRWVTRELQRMGSGGTVTTALQSEPRVWYNVDLRSVNYMVPAVFGMVLLVITMNLAGLSVVRQRETGTLEQLLVTPLRTSEFLIGTVVPLGVAAMLDSGLIVLVALYWFHVPFRGSYVLLFAMAAVFLLANMALGLVVSVLSKTQQEAQIVVFLLIMPSVLLSGFMFPIANMPPFVQGLTYLIPFRYFLEIVRASFLQGVGVGVLWPQMLALTGFAVGLMVLATRVMRKRL, from the coding sequence GTGAGCCCGCTGCGCCTTCGCTATGTGATCCGCCGTGAGGTCCTGTCTCTGCGCCGAGACATGGTGCGGCTGCGTCTGCTCATTGTCGCGCCAGTCCTGCAACTGGTGCTGTTTGGCTATGCCGCGACCAACGATGTGCGCAACGTCCCGGTGGCCGTCTGCGATCTGGACATGAGCGCCGAGAGTCGCAAGCTCGTCACGGAGATCGGGGCCAGTCGCTACTTCGTGCTCCGTGAGAGCGTGCTGGATCCGCGACAGCTCGACGCGCTGCTGCTGTCGGGACGGGCGCAGGTGGGGGTGGTCATCCCGGTGGACTTCGCGACCCACCTGGCCGAGGGACGGCCGGCGCAGGTGGGGCTGTACGTGGACGGGACCGACTCCAACACCGCCGGCGTAGGCACGGCTTACCTGGTCGGTCTGTTGCGGAGCCACCAACTGCGCTGGGTGACGCGGGAGTTGCAGCGCATGGGGTCGGGGGGGACGGTCACGACCGCCCTGCAGTCCGAGCCGCGCGTGTGGTACAACGTGGACCTGCGCAGCGTCAACTACATGGTGCCCGCCGTGTTCGGCATGGTCCTGCTGGTCATCACGATGAACCTGGCGGGGCTGTCGGTCGTGCGCCAGCGCGAGACCGGCACGCTGGAGCAGCTTCTGGTCACACCCCTGCGGACCTCGGAGTTCCTCATCGGGACGGTGGTGCCGTTGGGGGTGGCCGCCATGCTGGACTCCGGCCTGATCGTGCTCGTCGCGCTATACTGGTTCCACGTGCCCTTCCGCGGCAGTTACGTGCTGCTCTTCGCCATGGCCGCAGTCTTCCTGCTGGCCAACATGGCGTTGGGCCTGGTGGTGTCCGTGCTGTCCAAGACACAGCAGGAAGCGCAGATCGTGGTCTTCCTGCTCATCATGCCCTCGGTGCTGCTCTCCGGCTTCATGTTCCCCATCGCCAACATGCCGCCGTTCGTCCAGGGCTTGACCTACCTCATCCCCTTCCGCTACTTCCTGGAGATCGTGCGGGCCTCATTCCTGCAGGGCGTGGGAGTGGGGGTGTTGTGGCCGCAGATGCTGGCCCTGACGGGGTTCGCAGTCGGCCTGATGGTGCTGGCCACCCGCGTGATGCGCAAGCGCCTGTAG